The Lepidochelys kempii isolate rLepKem1 chromosome 20, rLepKem1.hap2, whole genome shotgun sequence sequence CTGTTCCCCTCCCCGCACAACTGTTCCGACTTTATTGTTATTAGGCGTTTCCTGCTGGGACCGGGGTCTCCCAGCCACCTGCTTCCCCAGCAGGGCAGATCTCAGCTGCAGCCAGACGTCCCTCCAGCCAAGGACATGGGAGATTCCAGGCCTGGACATCCTGGGGGTGTCTGTCCTGCTCCGGACGCCTCCCTCCCTCTGATCATTGCTCTGCGGAGAGCAGCGGGTGTGTGCAAGGGAGGGCCCCGTGCTGCCAGAGCAGAGGCCATGAACCCCCAGTCCCGTGGCATTGCCCAGCATCCCAAGGGCTAACGGGGGCCTCCCCATGGGCCAAGGGGGAAAGCAGCAGTGAGGAGCCCCAGAGCTCCGAGTCCTGCAGTCCAGGCCTAGACtctgtgctccacttcaggtgtgttCTGCGCGGCCCCGTTCAGGCTCACCTGCTCGGCCGGCTTGCCCTGCTCGGCCGGCTTGGCCTGCTTCTGCTTGAGCCGGTACTTGCGGATTCTCGTGGAGCGGTAATACAGGTAGATCCCCCCGCCGAGTCCAGTCACCGCAGCGGTCACGGCGAGCAGCACCAGGACCAACAGCAGGACGTTGAGATCTGTTACAGAAGGAGCGAGGCCGAGGAGGACTAAGAGCTGGTTCAGCCTAGTGGGCAGGGCCGCGGGCAGTGGGCTgcgactcaggacacctgggttctactcgCCTCAGCcactggccttgggcaagtcactcatgCGCTcagtgcctccgtttccccttcCACTCTTTGCCTGTTTACatggtgagctctctggggcagggactgtctctcacgctgtgtctgggcagcgcccggcacgacggggccctgatctcggccggggtctgggcagcgcccggcgcgacggggccctggtctcggtcggggtctgggcggcgcccggcacgacggggccctgatctcgggtggggtctgggcagcgccccgcgcgacggggccctgatctcggccggggtctgggcggcgcccggcgcgacggggccctgatctcggccggggtctgggcggcgcccggcgcgacggggccctgatcttggccggggtctgggcggcgcccggcgcgacggggccctgatcttggccggggtctgggcggcgcccggcacgacggggccctgatctcggtcggggtctgggcagcgcccggcgcgacggggccctgatctcggtcggggtctgggcagcgcccggcacgacggggccctggtctcggccggggtctgggcagcgcccggcgcgacggggccctggtctcggccggggtctgggcggtgcccggcgcgacggggccctggtctcgggtggggtctgggcagcgcccggcgcgacggggccctgatctcggttggggtctgggcagcgtccggcgcgacggggccctgatctcggttggggtctgggcagcgcccggcgcgacggggccctgatctcggtcggggtctgggcagcgcccggcacgacggggccctgatctcagctggagtctgggcagtgcctggtgcgatggggccctggtctcggtcAGTGTTCTGCCATATTACACATAATTTAGTAGTAGGATGAGTTGGGACAGAGATGAACCTGAAAACCACCAGGCTGCAGGATGCTGGACCCATCCCCACTCTCTTCTGGGTGGGAGTGATGCTAGGACGCACCCCctgagcctgggggtggggagctgtgcCCTGGACGAGCCTGCAGAGTACAAGCCACACCGATGGAATGGCCAGACGGGATCACAGGGCCGgccagtctgacctccagcagGCCACCAGGCCGGAGAATGGCAGCCCGGAACCCCATACTGAGCCCCCATGGCTTTGGGGGCCGtttgggctcctaaatcccaAGGAAAGCCAATGGGATTTTACCTAAGAGACCCATTCACTTGTGTTCCTAAATCTCTTTGGGGCTTTTGCAAGCCTACCCTCCAGGTCGCCTGCTGGAGGATCCACCAAAGGCTACTTACACTCCACGTGGATGGTCACATCCCGGCTGGCGTAGCCGTAGCTGTTGAATGCTTTGCAGTGGTAGGTCCCGGCGTCCTCTCTCCTGACCTGCTGCTGCACCCCGATGCTGAAGGGCACCCCGTCCTTCTTGCACACCACGGCTGGCTCTGGGTTCCCCTGTGCCTGGCAGGAGAAGGTTTGCTCCGTCCCCTCCTTCCAGGTCCACTCTCTGGGGCAGCCGGAGTCGTCCATCCTGGGCCCGTCTGGAAGCGAGAGGGGGCAGTTGGTTACGCTGCCCAGTGCCGTGTAgccccatctcctgcctgcccccgGGGCTGCTGCCAAGGATGgcgtctctcccctgccacacgTGCCTCCTCGCTGGGCTCTCCCCACTGCCCCGCCTGGCTCCAGCAGGCCTTGCTCTGGGGCAGCAAGGGGGCCCTGCGTGCAAGGCAAGAGCCTGGACTTGGGAGCTCAGGGGTCAAGCCCTGCCTCTGTCATGGTCGCCCGCTGTGACCCTGGCCCTGGGGCAAAGCCCAATAGTCACGAGAAGGCCtcaggttccccatctgtaaaatggggcgaGGGATTCTTCCTGCGGCTGGCTCGTCTCATTAGCTTGGGAACATTccctgaggcagggactgtgtctggGAGGCGCCCGGCGCGGGACCCTGGTCTgggctggggtctgggcggcgcccggcgcgacggggccctgatacCCTAATGCTAAGAACTGACTGGACCCAGAGCATTTCTCTGGCGGCTGCTGCATAGGAATGGCCGCCCCAGGTCGCAGGCACAAGGAGAGCAGCCGAGTGCCTCTGAAGAAAAGCTTGTGGGAGCGGAGCGGGAGGATgggccaggagccctgggttcgAGTCCTTGGCTGAGGCACTGAGGCTCTGGGGGGCTCAGCTGCCATCTCTGAAAAGGGGGCCTTGCTTCCTGACTGCAGGGGGGTGAGCGCAGAGCGTGGGCCGTGGTGAGGGGCCGGAGCAGCACCTAAGACAGCCCCTGCACTCACAGAGGACAGTGAGCCTGGCAGACGTGCGTTTCACGGTTTGGTTGGCTGAGGCAAGCCTTGCTTCACACGTGAACTCCCTCCCGTTGTCTTCCTCGCCAGCCGTCAGCGGGAAGTCCAAAaggggctgggcgggggcgcTGCGGACCAGGACTCGCTTGGCGTCTCTGAGCTGGAGCAGGACGTCCGGGGGGTGGGCTTCAGGAGAAAGGCACGTAACGATGACGCTGCTGTTAACGTGGATCTGGGACTCAGTTATCTCCAGGATGGGCTCAGGGAGACCTGCAAGGGACCAGGACAGACCTGCAGTTTGGCCTCGGCTGCTGATCCCCCCTCCGAGGGGCTGCCCGCTGGCCTCCCCCAGCAGGACGCTTCCCTCGAGATCGGACGCGTGAGAGGGTCGAAGCCAGCTGGGGCACTGGACATACCTGGCCCATTCAAGTTAACACCCAGATCCCGAATGGAGTTAGGCCCAGatcccatgggagttaggcacctgagtaCCTTTGAGGACGTGGGCCCAAATTCCTCCTGAAATTTGCTCCATGCATGGACTGGTACCTAAATCCCCATGGCTCCCCCCACATCTCCCCTCCAGCTCCGGCCGGTGAGGGCTCCGTTCTCTGGAAGCGCCCGCTCCTCATGCCGTGCGTCAAGGTATGAACCTGCCACTCCCTAGCGGGGCAGGCCAGGCCCGGGGCAGACTGACCCCAGTCTCCACATGGCGGGGGGCTCGGTGGCCTTGcccactccccttccagcccAGCGCGGCTCTTACTCTCTGGAGTCGCTGGGAGGAATTCCCTGGCCTGGGCTACGCAGCTGCTCGGACGCGGTGATCTGAATGGTTTGATGGGAGCATCCCCGGCTCAGTGGAGCACCCGTGTGGAAGGGGAGCCAGGTCAGAGCCCCACCGAGGGTCTGTCGGGAGACAAGTCCCAAGCCAGGCTAGGACTGGGggcgggagcagggaggggatctGGGGCCGGGGGGCCTGTGGGAAATTGGGCTGGGGGGCTGAGTTTCCAGTGGAAAGTCCAGGGGGAGGAACCGACGTGAACTGAAACCAGCCTCCGTGGGAGGTGAACCCACAGAGATCTGCCCAGCCTCTGTGCCATCCTGGCCCACAGTGCAGACGTCACCTGCCGAGCCCCCGAAATCTGGGCACGCCCCGCTCTGGGCGTGGCCGGGAGACCCCCAGACACTCACTGTAAACGAGAACGCTCTGCCCTGCAGATCTGGACACGGGCCCCACGGACACGGTGCAGGTCAGCTGGCGCTCGCCTGCGGACAGGGGCCGAACCTCGCCCTGGGCTGTGGCCATGTCATTCGACGTGGTGACGGTGAAGTTCAGGCGCTGACCCCCAAAGGACAGGGTGAACCGGGCCTCTCCAGCGGCAGGGAAGACCTTGGTCACGTCACAGCGGGCGGTCGCCTTGTCGCCTACCTCTATATGGTGGGAGATTTGGAGCTGGGGCTCCTCTGGGAGAGCTGCAGCAGGTGAGAAAAACCATCGCGGGGCATCAGGGAAACGTTCAGAGGCATGTAGCCGAGTAGACAGACCAgcagcctgggactcaggacacctgggttctattcccggctTGGCCACCGGCCTTGGGCAAatccttcccttttctctgcctctgtttcccctgccACCCTCTGTCTAGTTAGACTGTGAAATCCTTGGGTTAAGGGCTCTCCAGGTTTGGGAAGCACCTGCCCCCATGAGATGCTGAGATGCAGTTTGCTCCAGATCTAACTACCAACCTGTTTATCTAGCCCTGTGCTGTCCCCCCTTCTAGTCCTCTAGCCCCATCTCGTCTCTCTCTATCCCCCCACTGTCCCCTACAGCTGTCTGTCCATCCCCTGCCCAGACTGCACCCCTCTATCTTCCTATCCACCCCCAAACTGTGCACACACACTTCTCTTTCCATCCCTGTACCCCCGCCCATCTAATGGCCCGTCTCTGAACTTCCTGGCCTGTTCCATACCCTGCTGTCACCAAAGCCCCGTAGCAGCCCCGAGCGCGCTCTGCCATCCTCTGCTCCGGCCAGGCCAGGCCCCGAAGGGGACGAGGCACGTGGAGGGGAAGGTTGAAAAAGGGGAAGAAACCATCACCCCAAAGGGGAAGCATGAGCCTGATGCCTCCTGCGCGACTGGGTGTTGCGGGGAACTCCGTGCTGCGGGGGTGAGACAACCCACCCCCTAGGGACCCTCCCTCTGATGGGTGGGCGGGGTGCCCCTCCCTGGGCTCGGACAGTACCCTCGGCCCTGAGCCTCCACCCCTAGCGCTTTGGCAATGTGACGACACGTCCTCCCTCGATgtggggcatgggagagggtgGCATCCCTTTAGATAGCTGTGAACCCTCCACGGGTGCTCCCTGTGTTCGGCATGTCAGAAGCCAGCCCCAgggtgtggggagctgggcctggtGGGGCCGGGTGGAACTCGCAAGCAGGGTGATGTGGGACCTCACGCTCTGGTTGTGCAAAGAGCAGGAGCCGCATCAGTCGGCGTTAGGGGAGCTCCCAAAGGGGTAGCCCTGGAAATCTCGGCCACCTGGGAGAACAGATCTCAGCCCCCAACCTGGGACCGGCATCAACGGGCCCAGGACAGCACAGACTCCATCCTGGCCAGGGAGCATTTGTTGCCCCTTTGTGGGGGTGTGAATGTTGgcgggggtgcagggagctgggcagtcAGACAAAGCCCATGTGTCCCCTGAACTGCCAGCACCTGGAGCGGTGTGTCTGGCACACAAAGCAGGTCTCCGGTGCACAGAGGACAGAGCAGGGTCTCTGGTGCACGGAGTGGTGTGTACGGCACACGGGGCATGCAG is a genomic window containing:
- the LOC140900846 gene encoding intercellular adhesion molecule 1-like isoform X1: MAQPVPVLLWAWCALTALAGAVRGSFDVSVLPEAPMVAYGGAVWINCSTTCQDPDVRGSLETSLTKTDEKIGPGWVAFLLKNITEWASAPQCYFSCRGRVKVVFANISTYRAPERVVLERLPELELGRAYSLTCRVLNVAPVRHLTVTLRQGGRTLHTETFQNRTRAGPDDVTVTKEITPQQGDHGQEVTCHTALDLTPHEPHLENSSSAVELKVYALPEEPQLQISHHIEVGDKATARCDVTKVFPAAGEARFTLSFGGQRLNFTVTTSNDMATAQGEVRPLSAGERQLTCTVSVGPVSRSAGQSVLVYSLPEPILEITESQIHVNSSVIVTCLSPEAHPPDVLLQLRDAKRVLVRSAPAQPLLDFPLTAGEEDNGREFTCEARLASANQTVKRTSARLTVLYGPRMDDSGCPREWTWKEGTEQTFSCQAQGNPEPAVVCKKDGVPFSIGVQQQVRREDAGTYHCKAFNSYGYASRDVTIHVEYLNVLLLVLVLLAVTAAVTGLGGGIYLYYRSTRIRKYRLKQKQAKPAEQGKPAEQVSLNGAAQNTPEVEHRV
- the LOC140900846 gene encoding intercellular adhesion molecule 1-like isoform X2; translated protein: MATAQGEVRPLSAGERQLTCTVSVGPVSRSAGQSVLVYSLPEPILEITESQIHVNSSVIVTCLSPEAHPPDVLLQLRDAKRVLVRSAPAQPLLDFPLTAGEEDNGREFTCEARLASANQTVKRTSARLTVLYGPRMDDSGCPREWTWKEGTEQTFSCQAQGNPEPAVVCKKDGVPFSIGVQQQVRREDAGTYHCKAFNSYGYASRDVTIHVEYLNVLLLVLVLLAVTAAVTGLGGGIYLYYRSTRIRKYRLKQKQAKPAEQGKPAEQVSLNGAAQNTPEVEHRV